The following proteins are encoded in a genomic region of Syngnathoides biaculeatus isolate LvHL_M chromosome 15, ASM1980259v1, whole genome shotgun sequence:
- the stag1a gene encoding cohesin subunit SA-1a: MITSELSVLQDSSNESAATDAVGLSMSMGDMEDPEVKGKKKRGRPGKQTQTVSKKPRKTPADKGVGVARGRGKANGIAQHNGDGSEPITLFEVVRLGKSAMQSVVDEWIESYKQDRDLALLDLINFFIQCAGCKGTVRIEMFRNMQNAEIIRKMTEEFDEDSGDYPLTMPGPIWKKFRYNFCEFICVLIRQCQYSIIYDEYMMDTVISLLTGLSDSQVRAFRHTSTLAAMKLMTALVNVALNLSIHQDNTQRQYEAERNKIAGKRANEKLELLLQKRKELQENQDEIENMMNSIFKGIFVHRYRDAIAEIRAICIEEIGVWMKMYSDAFLNDSYLKYVGWTLHDRQGEVRLKCLKALQNLYTNRDLFPKLELFTNRFKDRIVSMTLDKEYDVAVEAIRLVTLILQGSEDALSNEDCENVYHLVYSAHRPVAVAAGEFLHRKLFSRHDPQAEEALAKRRGRSSPNGNLIRMLVLFFLESELHEHAAYLVDSLWESSQELLKDWECMTELLLEEPVQGEELLSDRQESALIELTVCTIRQAAEAHPPVGRGTGKRVLTAKERKTQIDDKNKLTEHFIMALPMLLSKYQADSEKVANLLQIPQFFDLDVYSAGRMEKHLDALLKQIRLVVEKHIETDVLEACSKTYSILCSEEYTIMNRVDIARSQLIDEMTDRFAHSVEELLQEAEEADDDDIYNVLSTLKRLTAFHNAHDLTRWDLFGNCYRLLKAGIELGSMPEQIAVQALQCSHYSILWQLVKITEGAPSKDDLLALRRVVKSFLAVCQQCLSNVNTPVKEQAFMLLCDLLMIFSHQLTTGGREGLQPLVFNPDGTLQNELLNFVLDHVFIDQDDESQSMEGDEEDEANKIEALHKRRNLLAAFCKLIIYDIVDMPAAADIFKHYMKYYNDYGDIIKETLSKTRQTDKILCAKTLILSLQQLFNELLQDQGPNLDRTSSHVSGIKELARRFALTFGLDQIKTREAVATLHKDGIEFAFKYQNPRGPEFPPINLAFLEVLSEFSSKLIRQDKKTVHSYLEKFMSESMSERREDVWLPLISYRNSLLTGGDEDHMSVTSGSSSKTGSVRSKKGRPPLHKKRIEEESSVEGSWLMRNDTLQTPGALQTPQLTSTVLRENRPAEHMPDPDSEPGSENDFVHNPQMQMSWLGQQKMEEVSRKDRTAMNYIKSRSNQGVRQTVRGLMEDDAEPIFEDVMMSSRGQLEDMNEEFEDTMVIDLPPSRNRRERAELRPDFFDSAAMIEDESGFSMPMF; encoded by the exons ATGATAACCTCAGAGCTTTCCGTGCTCCA GGACTCGTCCAATGAGTCGGCGGCCACAGACGCGGTGGGCCTCAGCATGAGCATGGGGGACATGGAGGACCCTGAGGTAAAGGGCAAGAAGAAGAGAGGGAGGCCCGGTAAACAAACACAG ACGGTCAGCAAGAAGCCCCGGAAGACGCCGGCAGACAAGGGTGTGGGtgtggcgagggggcggggcaAAGCCAACGGGATCGCCCAGCACAACGGCGACGGCTCGGAACCCATCACTCTGTTCGAAGTGGTCAGGCTTGGAAAGAGCGCCATGCAG TCTGTGGTGGACGAGTGGATCGAGTCGTACAAACAGGACAGAGACTTGGCCCTGCTGGACCTCATCAACTTTTTCATCCAGTGCGCCGGGTGCAAAG GCACGGTCAGGATCGAGATGTTCCGGAACATGCAGAATGCGGAGATCATTCGCAAGATGACGGAAGAGTTTGATGAG GACAGCGGGGACTACCCCCTTACCATGCCAGGCCCCATCTGGAAGAAGTTCCGCTACAACTTCTGCGAGTTCATCTGCGTGCTGATCCGCCAGTGTCAGTACAGCATCATCTACGACGAGTACATGATGGACACCGTCATATCGCTCCTCACCGGGCTGTCCGACTCCCAGGTCCGAGCCTTCCGGCACACGTCCACGCTGGCCG CCATGAAACTCATGACGGCGCTGGTGAACGTGGCGCTGAACCTCAGCATCCACCAGGACAACACGCAGCGGCAGTACGAAGCGGAGAGGAACAAGATCGCGGGCAAGCGGGCCAACGAGAAGCTGGAGCTGCTGCTGCAGAAAAGGAAGGAG CTTCAAGAAAACCAGGATGAGATTGAGAACATGATGAACTCCATCTTCAAGGGCATCTTTGTGCATCGCTACAG AGATGCCATTGCTGAGATCAGAGCCATCTGCATCGAGGAGATCGGCGTGTGGATGAAGATGTACAGCGATGCCTTCCTCAATGACAGCTACCTGAAGTACGTCGGCTGGACGCTGCACGACCGA CAAGGCGAGGTGCGTCTTAAGTGCCTGAAAGCTCTGCAGAACCTTTACACCAACCGTGACTTGTTTCCCAAGCTCGAGCTTTTCACCAACCGTTTCAAG GACCGGATTGTATCGATGACGCTGGACAAGGAATACGACGTGGCGGTCGAGGCCATCCGACTGGTCACTCTCATCCTACA AGGCAGCGAGGACGCACTGTCTAACGAAGACTGCGAGAACGTCTACCACCTGGTCTACTCCGCCCACAGGCCCGTGGCCGTGGCCGCCGGCGAGTTCCTGCACCGGAA GCTGTTCAGTCGTCATGACCCGCAGGCGGAGGAGGCGCTGGCCAAGCGCAGAGGCCGGAGCAGCCCCAACGGGAATCTCATACGCATGCTGGTGCTCTTTTTCCTGGAGAGCGAG cttcATGAGCATGCAGCTTACCTGGTGGACTCCTTGTGGGAAAGCTCTCAGGAGCTGTTGAAAGACTGGGAGTGCATGACCGAGCTGCTGCTGGAGGAACCCGTGCAGGGGGAGGAGT TGCTGtcggacaggcaggagagcgCGTTGATAGAGCTGACTGTGTGCACCATCCGGCAGGCGGCAGAGGCCCATCCTCCCGTGGGCAGAGGAACCGGAAAACGG GTGCTGACAGCTAAGGAGAGGAAGACCCAAATAGACGATAAGAACAAATTGACTGAGCACTTCATCATGGCTCTGCCCATGCTCTTGTCCAAG TACCAAGCGGACTCTGAGAAAGTGGCCAACCTGCTGCAGATCCCGCAGTTCTTCGACCTCGACGTCTACAGCGCCGGGCGCATGGAAAAGCACCTCGACGCGCTGCTGAAGCAGATCCGGCTGGTGGTGGAGAAGCACATTGAGACGGACGTGCTGGAGGCCTGCAGCAAGACCTACAGCATCCTCTGCTCGGAGGAGTACACCATCATGAACCGCGTGGACATCGCCCGCTCGCAGCTCATCGACGAGATGACCGACCGCTTTGCGCACTCCGTCGAGGAGCTGCTGCAGGAG gccgaggaggccgacgacgacgacatctACAACGTTTTGTCCACTCTCAAGAGACTGACGGCCTTCCACAA CGCTCACGACCTGACACGCTGGGACCTGTTCGGCAACTGCTACCGGCTGCTGAAGGCGGGCATCGAGCTGGGCTCCATGCCGGAGCAGATAGCCGTGCAGGCGCTGCAGTGCTCCCACTACTCCATTCTCTGGCAGCTGGTCAAGATCACCGAGGGGGCTCCCAGCAAG GATGACTTGCTGGCCCTGAGGAGAGTGGTTAAGTCTTTCCTCGCCGTTTGTCAGCAGTGCCTCTCCAACGTCAACACGCCCGTCAAGGAGCAg GCTTTTATGCTCCTGTGCGACCTGCTCATGATCTTCAGCCACCAGCTGACGACGGGCGGCCGCGAGGGCCTCCAGCCGCTGGTCTTCAACCCGGACGGCACGCTGCAGAACGAGCTCCTCAACTTCGTCCTGGACCACGTCTTCATCGACCAGGACGACGAGAGCCAGAGCatgg AGGGGGACGAGGAAGATGAGGCCAACAAGATTGAGGCCCTGCACAAGAGAAGGAACCTGCTGGCAGCTTTCTGCAAACTCATCATCTACGACATCGTCGACATGCCGGCAGCTGCCGACATCTTCAAACACTACATGAAG TATTACAACGACTACGGCGACATCATCAAGGAGACGCTGAGTAAAACGAGACAGACCGACAAGATCCTCTGTGCCAAGACGCTCATCCTCAGTCTGCAGCAG CTCTTCAACGAGCTGCTGCAGGATCAGGGCCCCAACCTGGACCGGACGTCGTCGCACGTGAGCGGCATCAAGGAGCTGGCCCGACGATTCGCCCTCACCTTCGGCCTGGATCAGATCAAAACCAGAGAGGCGGTCGCCACGCTGCACAA AGATGGGATCGAGTTTGCCTTCAAGTACCAGAATCCTCGCGGTCCCGAGTTTCCTCCCATCAACTTGGCCTTCTTGGAGGTCTTGAGCGAGTTCTCCTCCAAGCTCATCCGCCAAGACAAGAAGACGGT GCACTCGTACCTGGAGAAGTTCATGTCGGAGTCCATGTCGGAGCGGCGCGAGGACGTGTGGCTGCCGCTGATCTCGTACAGGAACAGCCTGCTGACGGGCGGCGACGAGGACCACATGTCGGTCACGTCGGGCTCCAGCAGCAAGACGGGCTCGGTCCGCAGCAAGAAGGGACGGCCGCCGCTCCACAAGAAACGCATCGAGG agGAGAGCAGCGTGGAGGGCTCGTGGCTGATGCGCAACGACACCCTGCAGACGCCCGGCGCGCTGCAGACCCCCCAGCTCACCTCCACCGTCCTCCGAGAGAACCGGCCCGCGGAACACATGCCCGACCCCGACTCGGAACCCGGCTCGGAAAACGACTTCGTACACAA CCCTCAGATGCAGATGTCGTGGCTGGGCCAGCAGAAGATGGAGGAGGTGAGCAGGAAGGACCGGACCGCCATGAACTACATCAAGTCGCGCAGCAATCAGGGAGTCCGACAGACTGT gcgagggtTGATGGAGGACGACGCCGAGCCCATCTTCGAGGACGTGATGATGTCGTCGCGAGGCCAGCTGGAGGACATGAACGAGGAGTTTGAAGACACCATGGTTATCGACCTG CCTCCATCGAGGAACAGACGGGAGAGAGCGGAACTGAGACCGGACTTCTTTGACTCCGCAGCCATGATTGAGGACGAGTCG